One genomic window of Camelina sativa cultivar DH55 chromosome 5, Cs, whole genome shotgun sequence includes the following:
- the LOC104786871 gene encoding uncharacterized protein LOC104786871 — MATSKCYYQRPSHRFFTTDQHVTGASDFELDEWDLYNTGSDSAPSFSFSDLTITSGRTRTNRKDSVSGAAASSLPVNVPDWSKILGEESQRQSQVSNEEEEEEVDGGARRVPPHELLANRRMASFSVHEGAGRTLKGRDLSRVRNTIFKIRGIED; from the coding sequence atgGCGACGAGCAAGTGCTACTATCAACGGCCAAGCCACCGTTTCTTCACCACCGACCAACACGTCACCGGAGCTTCCGACTTCGAGCTAGACGAATGGGATCTTTACAACACCGGTTCTGATTCAGCTCCCAGTTTCAGCTTTAGTGATCTTACGATCACTTCCGGTCGAACCAGAACTAACCGGAAAGATTCGGTTTCCGGTGCAGCTGCGTCTTCGTTACCGGTCAACGTACCGGACTGGTCAAAGATTCTTGGGGAAGAGAGTCAAAGACAGAGTCAGGTTTcgaatgaggaagaagaagaagaagtggacgGAGGTGCACGGCGTGTTCCGCCGCATGAATTGCTAGCGAACCGGAGGATGGCTTCTTTCTCGGTTCATGAAGGTGCTGGTAGGACTTTGAAAGGAAGAGATCTGAGTAGGGTGcgaaatactatttttaaaattagaggGATCGAAgattaa